A stretch of Candidatus Cloacimonadota bacterium DNA encodes these proteins:
- a CDS encoding pyridoxal phosphate-dependent aminotransferase family protein encodes MSLLDKVRDFTAAREVIALGHYPYFRVISSEQDTEVMMNGKKMLMLGSNSYLGLTNHPRIIEAAKKATDKYGTGCAGSRFLNGTLDIHIELEHELAKLVGKEASLAFAAGYMANLGAISSMVERGEFIVTDKFDHASILDGCMLSMGKMVRFNHNNMKHLETVLKNKVAGKGALIVVDGIFSMEGDIADIPNICKLAKKYNVSVMVDEAHSLGVMHKTGAGATMHFGCSDDVELIMGTFSKSLASVGGFIAGSEDVIHYMKHHARPLIFSASLPPASAATVLEALKIMKEEPERIDHLWENTHYMAENFKNMGYNTGSSCTPVIPLHVGDMMNSFKMWKQLDDEGVFINPVVPPAVPPNDTLIRTSFMATHTRKQLDFALEKFEKIGKNVGII; translated from the coding sequence ATGAGTTTACTCGATAAAGTAAGAGATTTTACAGCGGCGAGAGAAGTCATAGCTTTAGGACATTATCCGTATTTCCGGGTGATCAGTTCCGAGCAGGATACGGAAGTTATGATGAATGGAAAAAAAATGCTGATGCTTGGCTCGAACAGTTATCTCGGACTGACCAATCATCCGCGAATTATTGAAGCAGCCAAAAAAGCAACCGACAAATATGGAACAGGTTGTGCAGGTTCTCGCTTCTTGAACGGAACTCTCGATATTCATATAGAACTGGAACACGAATTGGCTAAACTGGTTGGAAAAGAAGCATCACTCGCCTTCGCAGCCGGATATATGGCAAATCTCGGAGCGATTTCATCCATGGTCGAGCGGGGAGAATTTATTGTTACAGACAAATTTGATCATGCTTCGATTTTGGATGGCTGTATGCTTTCCATGGGAAAAATGGTTCGCTTTAATCATAATAATATGAAACATCTGGAAACTGTTCTAAAAAATAAAGTTGCCGGAAAAGGTGCCTTGATCGTTGTTGATGGTATTTTCAGTATGGAAGGTGATATTGCTGATATTCCAAATATTTGTAAATTGGCGAAAAAATATAATGTCAGCGTTATGGTCGATGAAGCTCATTCTCTTGGAGTTATGCATAAAACCGGAGCTGGAGCAACTATGCATTTTGGATGCTCTGATGATGTCGAACTGATCATGGGAACTTTCAGTAAATCACTGGCTTCTGTTGGCGGATTTATTGCCGGATCAGAAGATGTCATCCATTATATGAAGCATCATGCTCGTCCTTTGATCTTCAGTGCTTCTCTTCCACCAGCATCGGCAGCTACGGTTTTGGAAGCTCTGAAAATTATGAAAGAAGAACCGGAACGGATCGATCATCTCTGGGAAAACACGCATTACATGGCAGAGAATTTCAAAAATATGGGTTATAATACCGGAAGTTCCTGCACTCCGGTCATACCTCTTCATGTCGGTGATATGATGAACTCCTTCAAGATGTGGAAACAACTCGACGATGAGGGTGTATTTATCAATCCGGTTGTTCCGCCTGCTGTTCCCCCTAACGATACGCTGATCAGAACAAGTTTTATGGCAACTCATACCAGGAAGCAGTTAGACTTTGCTTTGGAAAAATTTGAAAAGATCGGGAAGAATGTGGGGATAATATAG
- a CDS encoding class I SAM-dependent methyltransferase has translation DEHISKQLLNIHLNPDIDLASRKLSTINKTANWILSTQKENCKLDILDLGCGPGLYSEIFAKKGHNVTGIDISKHSIEYAKKSAIDQKLNISYQNANYLNIDLEADKYDLVVLIYTDFGVLDPKERDKLLSLIYRVLKKGGTFIFDVLKDNELEKRISPKNWEAVESGFWSASPYIALSESFLYESSKVILFQHIIADSNENIETYRFWTHFFSQNDIIKILKPHKFTNINFRVDILPKEDLWSGDNVIFSLCSKS, from the coding sequence GATGAACATATTTCAAAGCAATTATTGAATATTCATCTTAATCCAGACATTGATCTTGCAAGTAGAAAACTATCAACAATAAATAAAACTGCTAACTGGATTCTAAGTACACAAAAAGAAAACTGTAAATTAGATATTCTTGATTTGGGGTGTGGTCCTGGTTTGTATTCTGAAATTTTTGCAAAAAAAGGACACAATGTAACAGGAATCGATATTTCGAAACATTCAATTGAATATGCGAAAAAATCTGCAATTGATCAAAAGCTAAATATTTCTTATCAAAATGCAAACTATCTAAATATCGATTTAGAAGCAGACAAATACGATTTAGTTGTTTTAATTTATACTGACTTTGGAGTTTTGGATCCAAAAGAAAGAGATAAACTTTTGAGTCTGATTTATCGAGTTCTTAAAAAAGGTGGTACTTTCATTTTTGATGTCCTTAAAGACAACGAATTAGAAAAACGAATATCTCCAAAAAACTGGGAAGCAGTAGAAAGTGGATTTTGGAGTGCTTCTCCATACATCGCATTATCAGAGTCATTCTTATATGAATCAAGCAAAGTGATTTTGTTTCAACATATCATTGCCGATTCAAATGAAAACATTGAAACTTATCGATTTTGGACACATTTCTTTTCTCAAAATGATATTATAAAAATCTTAAAACCACATAAATTTACTAACATTAATTTTAGAGTAGATATTCTCCCAAAAGAAGATTTATGGAGTGGTGATAATGTTATATTTAGTTTGTGCTCTAAAAGTTGA